In the Uranotaenia lowii strain MFRU-FL chromosome 1, ASM2978415v1, whole genome shotgun sequence genome, AACAGAAGTGGCAAAGCGGTATGGCAGTAAAAGGGTAGCAAAAAGATGTGGTCAAGTAAAAAAGGGGTCCTATTGGGACGGAAAAGTGGGGTTAGAAAAGAGATTTGTTGAAGGAATCTAACCCTAACTTACTTCCGACCCCTTTTGGGAGCTGATGTGCCGAAAGCAAGTGTTTCTTGCTGGACCAATTGTAGCCACACACGATCAACGAAATCTTCGCTTTTTCTTAGCGCCTTGCGCAGATTTTCTCCCAGTGGGATTTGCTTTGGCCGTGATCGAAATGTGTACACGAGCGACCTGGAATTGGTGTGCTTTAGAACAAATTTCCCGGTTCTAAATTGTCGCTTACCTTTGCCTCTTGCAACTTCTTCCGTCCGACCGACAATTCCTTCTGGCCTAGGCGTGCGCTTCTGCAATTTAAAATTGTGCCGGTTGTAGCAGATTTGGATCACAGATTCTGGTTTGTTTCTCACCTGTGCCTTTCGATGCTTCACTCGCACGTTTTTCCCGTGGGGGAAAAAAATTTTGCTTGTGCACCTGATAGCTACTTTGGACAGCGTCCAATAGGAATTTCCTTTCGTGCCGAGTTTTTTTGAGGCCGCGGTGAACACTCCACTTCGCGAAACGTCGATCCCGATTTGTGTTTTCGGCACTTAAAACTGCTCGCAATAATTTTCGCTGGCGAGCTTCTTGACTGTCCCGGAACTAGTGACGACTGTCGGTCAGTCGAGCCAACcgcaaaagttaaaattttcccaCGAATGAAAATTCACTGGCGTCTCTCTTGTGGCCAACTTGCGCTCAAACGGTTTAGTTTTCAATCCGATGTCTGGTTgacaacccaagtaaccataagcactaaagctttgcatttgTATAGCACTAAATTAGCAAACTGAAGGCCACAAAGCTATACATCAGCATACGTTATGCTTTGTAGCTCTATATCTGCAAATCAAATGCCCCTTCGCTCTTTATAAGCATATCAAATACTTCAATGCACTAAAGTGGAAAATGAACAACTTCACAGAACTGTATCAGCATTATAAGAAGCTAAtatcatgcaaaaaaaaattagcgtgAATAAATAAGTAAATCGATTTTTGCGTGTAgagtttgatagaaaaaaattgttttgtttacattttcgtcGATTTGATCGGTCGGTCtcggttttaaatttgtatattttctttcaatccAAATGAATCGCggtaattggaaaaaaattttgaaaagtggatCCTATCGGAGACTGCTAAATAAGTATAAAAATGGTGATACCgatacaaaaaaattcaaaattagatcCACAatccggataaaatcgggcaaatTGTGTGGCCGTAAAAATCGTCTTGTCAAGAAACCAACGGAAACGGATAGTTCGGAAGATAGATTGCTGCTGCCTGCATTCCACGAAGACtcttcaaaaatatgtgaagtGAACACTGAAGAACTTTTTCGAATGGAAGAGAACCGGCTTGAAGAAGAAAGCGATTATTACAGCCCGGACGATGGTGAATCAAGCGAGGATGAAGACTCCACTTGCTCTGACACTTTGGTCGAATTTCTTCGGAACTGGAGTATCGAGTACAATGTCCCGCATCGAACTCTGAAGCCACTGCTAACCAGGCTCAACTCTCAAGACTTTTCCATTCCAAAAGATCCACGAAAACTTCTCTCGACGACCAGATTTGAAGCCGATATTTATGATATTCAAGGAGGAAAGTACTGGCATAACGGAATAGGTAAGAAATAATAGTATTTAAAATATAGTTtataaaactgatttcaatttcaGGAGTTTGTTTGCAATCATCATTCggcaatttgaacaaaaatcgaACTATAGACATCAATGTCAATATCGATGGATTACCCTTATATAACAATGGAACAGAGCAAGTATGGCCAATTCTGTTTAATGTTGCCCATCATCCGGAAATTTCACCTATGGTCATAGGAATTTACGAAGGGAAAACAAAACCTGGCAATATAGAAGAGTTTTTAGAACCTTTTGTTGAAGAGgcggttcaaattttgaaaaacggaATCATCATCAACAATTTCCTCTTAGAGGTTCGGATTCGAGCTTTTATTTGCGATTCTCCTGCTCGTGCGTTTGTTAAAGGTttggtcaaaaataatattcaaatcatcattcatttttgacaaaaaaattaatgagtCTTTGTTTACAGGTGTTGTCAACTTCAATTCAAAGTATGGATGCTTGAAATGTTGTACCATCGGTGAATATTCCACTTCCATGAGAACCAATGTTTTCCCCCAAACATTTGCACCACAACGCACAGATAAGGATTTCCGAGATGGATTGTACGAAGAGCATTACCAAAAGAAACGAATAGCAGGAAGCAATCAAACAGTAAAAATCTCCtcaccaattttaaaattgcctATTGATATGATCGAAGATTTCATCGTGGCTGATTCGTTACACCTTTTGCATTTAGGGGTAATgaaaaaactgcttaaaaattaCACGGTTGGTAATaatggaaaaagatggaattcCTACGAAAAAAGCATGATATCATCGAAGCTCAATTGTATCAGACTACCAATCGAAATACATCGTGCAGTTCGCAGCATAGAGAGTTTGTCTCACTGGAAGGCAACTGAATGTGCCACATTTCTGCATTATGTTGGAATTAGTCTGTTGGATCAATCGTTAGATTCAGATCACTTTGAAAACTTCCTTTGTTTATTTTGTGCAACTACAATTTGTTCAAGTGATAACTACCACGATCTGTTAGGTGTAGCTCAAACGATgttcgaaaaattcataatcaattaTGAGTCATTTTTTGGGTCAATAACTAGCAATTTGCATAATTTAGTACACGTCGTTGAAGAAGTTAAAAGGTTTGGATCACTTCCCTCGATTTCCTCATatccttttgaaaattacttgtacaaaatcaaacaaatggtaCGATCTGGGAAGCTgcctttaaatcaaattataaatcGACTATCAGAgcgaaattctttaaaatcttcttcaaaaatttctcaagAGCAGTATCCGATGCTTAGTTGTTTCGATGCAAAATCAGTATACTACGAACGAGTCAAATTAGCAACCGGTTTTACATTACGCAACAGGTTCGAGGATCAATGGTTTTTGACGGATGATCAGTCCATAATCGCTTTTAAAAATGCatctacacacttaatcttttctcctgtggtcgg is a window encoding:
- the LOC129738304 gene encoding uncharacterized protein LOC129738304, producing the protein MEENRLEEESDYYSPDDGESSEDEDSTCSDTLVEFLRNWSIEYNVPHRTLKPLLTRLNSQDFSIPKDPRKLLSTTRFEADIYDIQGGKYWHNGIGVCLQSSFGNLNKNRTIDINVNIDGLPLYNNGTEQVWPILFNVAHHPEISPMVIGIYEGKTKPGNIEEFLEPFVEEAVQILKNGIIINNFLLEVRIRAFICDSPARAFVKGVVNFNSKYGCLKCCTIGEYSTSMRTNVFPQTFAPQRTDKDFRDGLYEEHYQKKRIAGSNQTVKISSPILKLPIDMIEDFIVADSLHLLHLGVMKKLLKNYTVGNNGKRWNSYEKSMISSKLNCIRLPIEIHRAVRSIESLSHWKATECATFLHYVGISLLDQSLDSDHFENFLCLFCATTICSSDNYHDLLGVAQTMFEKFIINYESFFGSITSNLHNLVHVVEEVKRFGSLPSISSYPFENYLYKIKQMVRSGKLPLNQIINRLSERNSLKSSSKISQEQYPMLSCFDAKSVYYERVKLATGFTLRNRLKTVFSCNLQGVLQNSC